Genomic segment of Chloracidobacterium sp. N:
GACGGTGGTCAACAGGACGCGTCGGGGCAGGAAGAGAACCGTGCGCACTTTTGCGCACATTCTTGATAGCAGTGTACGCCGAATGTCGTCGTGCCGGCCGGGACATACACCATTGTGGACTCTGACCCGGCGACGTGGGCGCAGAACAGCGGGACTGGCGGCGCCGGGATGGCTGTGGTGAAGGGGTATCCGGCCGAAGCTGACGGTCGGACACCGCCGGCCAGTCCACCGGACAACCCACCCGGTGGCGGGAGACAGCAACCGCCGCCAACCAGCCCTCCGGTCAGTCCACTGAGTAGTCCTCCGGGTGGTGGGATGCGGCAACCTCCGCCTTCATCCCAGAAGGTAATTGAGGCCGTGTTCAAAAACGCTTCCAGTGATCCGGTCCATCTCTGTGTTGCCGGCGAAGCCTTCGGCCCTGAAAACCGCATTGGACCGGGTGAGACCCGTCGGGTACGGGTTACGATCCCGGCGGATGCCGAGCGTAGCGGCCGCATCAAGTTTGTTGCCGGGCGCAACGGGCAAGTCATCGCTACCGGTATGTGGGATTACGATCCCTCCGCTCCGTCACGGTATCCTGTGGTGACGTTTCCTGACGAGGACAATCCCTTCGCAAAGGGCAAGTTGGTCGTCACGACGGGCCTGCGCTAGGCGCGTCATACGCTCTCCGATGAAACCTGGCGGTGGGTCGGCTTATGGGGGCTGGCTCGCCGCCAAAATTTTTTCATCCGTTGGCATGCTCGCCGCCTGTTTTGCGCTTGAAGGGGTGAGGGGAAACCACTGCGACACGATGCCGTCATCGCCGTCCCCAAACCAGATAAAAGGAGCGCCTGCCATGGCCACCGCGACGTACACTTCACCAACCGTAACCAAAATCGTTTTGCGTCATGTCAGTGGTTCGCGGGTCAACCAGATTGAGGAATTTCCGCTGGCACACCTGAACGAACTGGAGATCGGGCGTGACGCCGCCTGCCGGGTTCGCTATGACCCCGACCGGGATGATCTCGTGGGGCGGCATCACGCCAAAATCAGCATCGAGGGTGGAGAACATCCAGTCTTCACGCTGAAAGACCTGGGAAGTCGCAATGGGACGTACGTCAACCGGCAGCGAATTGCGGCGCCGGTTCGGCTCTATCCGGGCGATGTTGTGCAGCTTGGTCCGGGTGGCCCGGAGTTCATCTTTGATGTTGAACCACGTCCACCGGAAGCGCCCCGTCCCACGCGCATTGCCGGTGAGAGCCTGGCTCCAGCGCCGCCCAAAGCAACCCGGATGGCCGATGTTCAGCCGCCGGCTGCGATGCCGTCCGTCGCTCTGGCCTCTCCGGCAACGCCTCCGGGTGGGCTGGTTGGCGCTCCGCCGCCTGCCACCTGGCAGCCGCCAGTTGCCGTGACGCCGGTTGCAGCGGGTGGTGGGATTGGCAAGGCAACGGTCGAACGCCTGATCGGCCAGGCCAAAAGCGACAACCGGTTGACCATCGTGCTGGTGTCTTCCCTGGTGCTACTCGTTGTGGCCGGATTGGTCAGTTACCTTGGGTATCTGGGATACAAGCAACAGCAGCAGGTGAATACGAAAATTGTTGCTGCCGAGCAGGAGACCCAACGGGCCAAAAAGGACGCGGAAGTGGCACGCTCGGAAGTCGAGCGTCAGAAGTCAGATGCTCCCCTCGACCCCAGCGCCATTGCGGCAGCCAATTCGGCTTCCGTGGTGTATCTCGAAGTCGGCTGGAAACTGATTTTCACCCCGACCGGACAACAGGTGTACCACCGCTACCAGAACGGATTGGCGCTGTTTGTGCGCCTTGAAGACGGCACGGTTGAACCGTGGTTGACCACGGATTCAAGGGACAACCGCCCGATTGGCGGCGAACACACGGGCACGGGGTTTGTCGTGAGTGAGGATGGTTTCCTGCTCACCAACCGGCACGTCGCCGCAAGCTGGAAGTCGCGCTATGAGTTTCCAGATGCCACTGTCATGGTCTTCGATGTGGGCAGCGGCAATTGCACCTTTCTGGCGACCCTGCCGGAGTGGGTGCCCAGCGAGACGAAGCAGGCCGGAGGGAAGTTTCTCCAGGGTGGCTTCGAGGGACGCAACGACTATCTCTACGTAACCTTTGCCAACAAAACCCAGCGGATTTTGGGCCAGCTCTCCGTGGCTTCGGACCGCCACGACGTGGCCCTGGTCAAAATCGGTGTTCCGGGACGGATCAAGCCCGTCGAACTGTTTGACGGCTACGACAGCATCAAGCCCGGCGACAACGTCACCGTGCTTGGTTATCCGGGGCTGACGCCGAAGCGGTATGGCGTCATTGCATCAAAAGACGTTTTCAACCGTGAGGCGCAGACCAGAGTGGTGCCCAATGTCACCGTCAGTTCGGGCGTCATCAGTTCCCTGCTGCGCGATGACACCTCGACGACCGTCGCCGGTCGGGACCGGGTGGTGAGCGTCATGGGGGACAGCTATCAGCTCTCCATCAACTCGACGGGTCCGGGCAACAGCGGCGGGCCGGTTTTCGATAACCGTGGGCGCGTCATTGCCGTGTTCAATGCGGGCGCCGAACGCGTCACCTACGCCGTGCCGATTCGGTATGCCCTGGAGTTGATGAACCCGGGCAGCCGGTAGGCGCTGCCAGAAGCCACGTGTGCCATGTGCGCCGGGCAGAAAGGAGCGACGGCCATGACGCAAGGTGTTGGAAACATCCAGCTTTCCCGATTGACGCTGGTGACGGCTCTGCTCAGTGATGTGGGTTGTCAGCGGAGCGTCAATGAAGATTTTGCACTTTCGGAAGCGCCACCGGCTGAAACGTTGGAAGCTGAGCGCAAGGGCACGCTGATGGTGGTCGCCGATGGTCTTGGCGGTCATGCGGGAGGGGAGGTGGCCAGCCGGATGGCGGCGGAAGTCATCCGCCGGGTCTATTACACCTCGCCCGCCGAACCGGCTGAAGCTCTGCGGGAGGCTTTTGTCGAAGCCAACCACCTGATCTGGGAGACTGCCCGGCGACACCCCCTGCTGCGCGGTATGGGAACGACCTG
This window contains:
- a CDS encoding trypsin-like peptidase domain-containing protein, whose translation is MATATYTSPTVTKIVLRHVSGSRVNQIEEFPLAHLNELEIGRDAACRVRYDPDRDDLVGRHHAKISIEGGEHPVFTLKDLGSRNGTYVNRQRIAAPVRLYPGDVVQLGPGGPEFIFDVEPRPPEAPRPTRIAGESLAPAPPKATRMADVQPPAAMPSVALASPATPPGGLVGAPPPATWQPPVAVTPVAAGGGIGKATVERLIGQAKSDNRLTIVLVSSLVLLVVAGLVSYLGYLGYKQQQQVNTKIVAAEQETQRAKKDAEVARSEVERQKSDAPLDPSAIAAANSASVVYLEVGWKLIFTPTGQQVYHRYQNGLALFVRLEDGTVEPWLTTDSRDNRPIGGEHTGTGFVVSEDGFLLTNRHVAASWKSRYEFPDATVMVFDVGSGNCTFLATLPEWVPSETKQAGGKFLQGGFEGRNDYLYVTFANKTQRILGQLSVASDRHDVALVKIGVPGRIKPVELFDGYDSIKPGDNVTVLGYPGLTPKRYGVIASKDVFNREAQTRVVPNVTVSSGVISSLLRDDTSTTVAGRDRVVSVMGDSYQLSINSTGPGNSGGPVFDNRGRVIAVFNAGAERVTYAVPIRYALELMNPGSR